The Drosophila innubila isolate TH190305 chromosome 3R unlocalized genomic scaffold, UK_Dinn_1.0 2_E_3R, whole genome shotgun sequence genome has a segment encoding these proteins:
- the LOC117790089 gene encoding cyclin-G-associated kinase — MGDFFKSLNFNYFNNTTSSNVGDDVLNGSGGGGGGGVSGSTVNSGSLDNDYVGQFVEIGGQKLRANCVIAEGGYAFVYVAQDVKTGTEYALKRLIGADQQACQAINNEIMVHRQLSGHGNIVTFVGSNCIAPTAQQGAQFLLLTELCRGGSLIDCFRMDNSPLDPPVILRIFYQMARAVAHMHTQTPPIAHRDIKIENFLIGNDKQIKLCDFGSASKELLSPTFEWSAQQRNMLEDQLNTVTTPMYRAPEMLDTWSNYPIGPKADVWALGCILYFLCYQKHPYEDGGKLRIINANYILPPEQRYHCFREIIKGCFKVNPAERFDISMVLERLAAIAETHNWSLKGPLDLRGIPIGTSPSESPSRCTPETSRSEFYTEHAAATPTPSTSTPQTSASAAPSHGNASLLSSLRGGAGTLFKNLKDTSTKVMQTMQQSIARNDLDISHITSRILVMPCPSDGFESTYKTNNIEDVRLSLESRFAPQKISIYNFGARTVPRLPPPVRTVEAGSVYGCPQAHAPNLQGLFTVSADMYNFLNADPKSVVIVQTGDSGGCTAATVICALLMYSGLLHEPEDAVQVFAVKRHTINLRPSEFRYLYYFGDILRPIPLLPHYKNFNLVSLSCQPVPRMTKARDGCRIYMEVFCNEKLMLSTLQDYEKMRLHLAGPGKIVLPINLTVCGDLTVVLYHARNALKGMVRPQGLKICQFQINTGFVPEPETLITFNAHDLDDLPDPEQVHPNFCVSLSLSVTETETPPSHKPPWLPAKAKRAAQNLFSSDLEYVEMLDNFVTKPNTRSSPPPSVRKPERSGSPLVLPDVTEIAHDAPVAMPEPSPPIDLLNLNQQPSAGAASAAADPMASAMPSSDASFDLLGAFGDDDSTGIGSAPIPDVLPPPQAAQQPKINTDLFDIFGSIDQNSGIGTPNLKPTTSTNLPPFMGSVPTFVTPPAHTTRKEPSPTQPQKPLDPFADIANLASDLNINFNRNTLGAKSASTTPVGHSPQPTQFSSPTHKSVPSPSQPQAQPKPQTQQQPQPQPSFAKTPTQPQPQAAQSRPDYSRTHFDTPKSGQQSAAGGTKSSDIFADILGQQGYSFGSKMQHGPRSINEMRKEELVKDMDPKKLLIMEWTDGKKNNIRALLSSMHTVLWENAKWQKCEMSTMVTPAEVKKAYRRACLAVHPDKHNGTEHEEIAKLIFMELNNAWTDFENDATQQNMFNA, encoded by the exons ATGGGCGATTTCTTCAAGTCGCTTaactttaactattttaacaACACCACATCCAGCAACGTTGGTGATGATGTTCTTAACGGGAGTGGTGGtggcggaggaggaggtgtCAGTGGTTCCACAGTCAATAGTGGCAGTTTGGACAATGATTACGTTGGCCAATTCGTTGAAATTGGTGGACAAAAGCTGCGAGCAAACTGTGTGATAGCAGAag GCGGCTATGCGTTTGTGTACGTTGCACAAGATGTAAAAACTGGCACAGAATACGCCCTCAAGCGCTTGATCGGTGCCGATCAGCAGGCCTGCCAGGCCATCAACAACGAGATTATGGTCCACAGACAACTATCGGGTCATGGCAACATTGTCACATTCGTTGGCTCCAACTGCATTGCTCCGACTGCACAACAGGGTGCACAATTTTTGCTGCTGACGGAACTGTGCAGGG GCGGCTCGCTGATAGACTGTTTTCGAATGGACAATTCACCGCTCGATCCGCCCGTCATCCTGCGCATCTTCTACCAAATGGCACGCGCCGTTGCccacatgcacacacaaacGCCTCCCATAGCACATCGTGACATCAAG ATTGAAAACTTTCTCATTGGCAATGACAAGCAAATCAAACTCTGTGACTTTGGTTCAGCCAGCAAGGAGCTGCTTTCACCCACGTTTGAGTGGAGCGCCCAACAGCGTAACATGCTCGAGGATCAGCTAAATACAGTGACCACGCCCATGTATCGCGCTCCTGAAATGCTGGACACTTGGTCCAACTATCCGATTGGTCCCAAGGCTGATGTTTGGGCATTGGGATGCATTTTGTATTTCCTTTGCTATCAAAAGCACCCCTATGAGGATGGCGGCAAGCTGCGTATCATCAATGCCAATTATATTCTGCCGCCAGAGCAGCGTTATCATTGCTTCCGTGAAATTATCAAAGGCTGTTTTAAAGTGAATCCAGCGGAACGTTTCGACATCTCCATGGTGCTGGAGCGATTGGCAGCGATTGCAGAGACACACAACTGGTCTCTCAAGGGCCCTTTGGATTTGCGCGGCATACCCATTGGAACTTCGCCGTCTGAGAGCCCATCGAGATGTACGCCAGAAACGAGCCGATCCGAGTTCTATACCGAGCAtgcagctgccacgcccacgccatCAACTAGTACGCCTCAAACCAGTGCCAGTGCTGCTCCCAGCCACGGCAATGCCAGCTTGTTATCCTCGCTGCGTGGCGGTGCCGGGACACTGTTCAAGAACCTGAAGGACACCTCGACCAAGGTAATGCAAACTATGCAGCAATCAATCGCACGCAACGACTTGGACATAAGTCACATCACATCGCGCATTCTGGTTATGCCCTGTCCCTCGGATGGCTTTGAGTCCACCTACAAAACGAACAATATTGAGGATGTGCGTCTGTCCCTGGAGAGTCGCTTTGCACCGCAAAAGATaagcatttataattttggaGCACGTACTGTGCCACGTCTGCCGCCGCCAGTGCGCACCGTGGAAGCGGGTTCCGTATACGGTTGCCCACAGGCCCATGCACCCAATCTGCAG GGACTTTTTACTGTGTCAGCGGATATGTACAACTTCCTTAATGCGGATCCCAAATCCGTGGTCATTGTGCAAACAGGCGACTCCGGTGGTTGCACAGCAGCCACTGTAATTTGCGCCCTTCTTATGTACTCGGGATTGCTGCATGAGCCGGAAGATGCGGTCCAGGTGTTTGCTGTCAAACGTCACACAATCAACCTGCGCCCCTCGGAGTTTCGTTATCTCTATTACTTTGGGGACATTCTGCGTCCGATTCCATTGCTGCCGCATTACAAGAATTTCAATCTGGTTTCGCTCAGTTGCCAGCCTGTGCCTCGCATGACCAAGGCTCGCGATGGCTGTCGCATTTACATGGAAGTCTTCTGCAATGAGAAGCTTATGCTCAGCACACTACAGGACTACGAGAAAATGCG ACTGCACTTAGCGGGTCCTGGCAAAATCGTGTTGCCCATTAATTTAACCGTCTGCGGCGATCTGACTGTTGTATTGTACCATGCGCGCAATGCACTGAAAGGCATGGTGCGTCCACAGGGCCTCAAGATTTGTCAGTTCCAAATCAACACTGGTTTTGTGCCAGAACCTGAAACACTAATTACCTTTAACGCTCACGATCTTGATGATCTGCCCGATCCAGAGCAGGTTCATCCCAACTTCTGCGTGTCGTTATCGTTGAGCGTTACTGAAACAGAGACTCCACCCAGCCATAAGCCACCATGGCTACCTGCCAAGGCAAAGCGCGCTGCTCAAAATTTGTTCAGCTCCGATTTGGAGTATGTGGAGATGCTCGATAATTTCG TAACCAAACCCAATACACGTTCCTCACCGCCGCCGTCTGTTAGAAAGCCGGAACGTTCTGGTTCACCGCTGGTTTTACCTGATGTTACTGAAATTGCTCATGATGCCCCAGTTGCAATGCCCGAGCCTTCGCCACCCATCGATTTGCTCAATTTAAATCAACAGCCGAGTGCAGGCGCCGCTTCTGCCGCCGCTGATCCTATGGCAAGCGCCATGCCCAGTTCGGACGCCAGCTTTGATCTGTTGGGCGCCTTTGGGGATGATGATTCTACGGGCATTGGATCTGCACCAATTCCAGACGTGTTGCCCCCGCCACAGGCTGCACAACAGCCCAAAATCAATACCGATCTCTTTGACATATTTGGCTCAATTGATCAGAACAGCGGCATCGGCACTCCAAATCTTAAGCCGACCACCAGCACAAACCTGCCGCCCTTCATGGGGTCTGTGCCAACCTTTGTTACACCACCAGCTCACACCACCAGAAAGGAACCATCGCCAACTCAACCACAAAAGCCATTAGATCCGTTTGCTGACATTGCCAACCTGGCTTCGGATCTAAACATTAACTTCAATCGCAACACGCTTGGAGCCAAATCGGCGAGCACAACTCCCGTAGGGCACAGTCCGCAGCCGACGCAGTTTTCCAGCCCCACGCACAAATCAGTGCCAAGTCCATCCCAACCACAGGCACAGCCCAAACCGCaaacacagcagcagccacagccacagccgtCGTTTGCCAAGACACCAACACAGCCACAACCGCAGGCTGCTCAATCACGTCCGGACTACAGCCGCACCCATTTCGACACGCCCAAGTCAGGACAGCAGTCGGCTGCTGGAGGTACCAAGAGCTCAGATATATTTGCGGATATTCTTGGACAGCAGGGATACTCCTTTGGCAGTAAAATGCAACACGGGCCCCGTTCCATCAATGAAATGCGCAAGGAGGAGCTGGTCAAGGACATGGATCCCAAGAAACTGCTCATTATGGAATGG ACGGATGGCAAGAAGAACAACATACGAGCCCTGCTTTCCTCCATGCATACGGTGCTCTGGGAGAATGCCAAATGGCAGAAATGTGAAATGTCAACCATGGTTACCCCGGCTGAGGTTAAGAAGGCCTATCGACGTGCCTGCCTGGCCGTTCATCCGGATAAG CATAATGGAACAGAACATGAGGAAATCGCCAAGCTTATATTTATGGAACTAAATAACGCGTGGACGGATTTCGAGAACGATGCCACGCAGCAAAATATGTTCAATGCTTAA
- the LOC117790097 gene encoding histone H1C isoform X2 produces the protein MSTKPAVNSEESEHSADEGEEEVEEEEEVEEEEKAEPVEMDTDNSETADEEEIPAGSGHPYPTPPPDAIANMSLGNGVKKIHIENVKAKKEKQPKTKMASTKKVMATEQVKAIKKSTISIAMSAIEALSDRSGSSVQAIVKYIKSTDYEVTDERRFSKLVLKALKAAVIKGDLTQVKRSFKLSEAAKNKSKALEKMKAKMEKKREKEVEKEKLKKAAIKPKATAKVKTVKTKPSERKTKPSKKATKGDPKLATVAGNAKATAAAEAQAALDEPQESPQSAKPKKPTKDPVKKATNSKAKPARKSIGTLTQPKGKQKVAAKSIKKLVAAKSIDQFNDETETAEYTDMEAADSSTPLASGKQKRKGRAVK, from the exons ATGTCTACAAAGCCTGCGGTGAATTCGGAAGAATCTGAGCATTCTGCCGATGAGGGTGAGGAAGAGgtggaagaggaggaggaggtagAGGAGGAAGAAAAAGCGGAGCCGGTGGAAATGGACACCGACAATTCGGAAACGGCAGACGAGGAGGAAATTCCAGCGGGATCTGGACATCCATATCCGACACCGCCACCAGATGCGATTGCCAATATGTCGTTGGGAAATGGAGTTAAAAAGATCcacattgaaaatgtaaagGCGAAGAAGgaaaaacaaccaaaaacaaaaatggcgTCGACAAAAAAAGTGATGGCAACTGAGCAAGTCAAAGCAATAAAGAAGAGCACAATTTCCATAGCTATGTCTGCCATTGAAGCGTTGTCCGATCGCTCCGGCTCCTCAGTACAAGCTATagttaaatacattaaatctACCGATTACGAAGTGACCGATGAACGACGCTTTTCCAAGCTCGTGCTTAAAGCTCTCAAGGCGGCTGTGATCAAGGGCGACCTTACACAGGTGAAGCGTTCCTTTAAGCTTTCGGAGGCTGCGAAGAACAAGTCGAAGGCATTAGAAAAAATGAAGGCGAAAATGGAAAAGAAGCGTGAAAAAGAAGTGGAAAAAGAGAAACTAAAGAAGGCAGCGATAAAGCCAAAGGCAACAGCAAAGGTGAAGACTGTGAAGACAAAGCCGTCGGAGCGAAAAACTAAG CCCAGCAAAAAGGCCACAAAAGGCGATCCAAAGCTGGCTACAGTCGCGGGAAATGCCAAGGCGACAGCAGCTGCCGAAGCTCAGGCTGCACTCGATGAGCCTCAAGAGTCCCCGCAAAGCGCGAAGCCAAAGAAACCGACCAAAGATCCAGTAAAAAAGGCAACCAATTCTAAGGCAAAGCCGGCTCGCAAATCGATTGGCACGCTGACACAGCCTAAAGGCAAGCAGAAGGTGGCAGCCAAATCGATTAAAAAGCTGGTCGCAGCAAAAAGCATCGATCAATTTAATGATGAAACCGAAACTGCTGAATACACAGATATGGAGGCAGCCGATTCGTCAACACCGCTGGCTTCTGGCAAACAGAAACGCAAGGGACGGGCAGTAAAGTAA
- the LOC117790094 gene encoding guanine deaminase, translating to MPTVYRGTIVHTKSFNEFESFEHGFVAVQDGKIIGVGNDYENWLSTQSFDPKSLKEVRLSEFQFLCPGFCDGHIHAPQYAQIGLGMSVPLLDWLNTYTFPTEAKYVDQEFALRIYRGVVEATLRCGTTLASYFATNDLASTLILAREAMRQGQRALIGKVCSNCNSPDYYVETTEEAVKGTEIFVAELQKLKSPLVLPTITPRFALSCSKELLKQLGDIAKKYDLHVQSHISENLQEIQVVNDIFKTSYAGAYDEAGLLTKKTVMAHGVHLEDDEIALLRERGTSIIHCPASNTNLNSGLCDVQRLMKAGVNVGLGTDVAGGNSVSILHALARALDVSKHIEVFNSQDIRGTGPAKSPQENYQQLSYKQAFYLATLGGAKALSLDHVTGNFAVGKEFDALLVDVSVLEKPHRSLTVDELLEKFIYTGDDRNIKSVFVAGRIVKGSQCQPE from the exons ATGCCTACCGTATACCGTGGAACAATTGTGCATACCAAATCTTTCAATGAATTTGAATCCTTTGAGCATGgctttgttgctgttcagGATGGAAAG ATAATTGGCGTGGGCAATGATTATGAGAACTGGTTGTCTACCCAGAGCTTCGATCCCAAGTCATTGAAAGAAGTGCGCCTCTCGGAATTCCAGTTTCTGTGCCCGGGTTTCTGTGATGGACACATTCATGCTCCACAATACGCCCAGATTGGCTTGGGAATGAGTGTTCCACTGCTTGATTGGCTCAATACGTATACATTTCCAACTGAGGCCAAATATGTGGACCAAGAGTTCGCTCTGCGGATCTACAGGGGTGTCGTG GAAGCAACACTTCGATGCGGCACCACTTTGGCCTCCTATTTCGCCACCAATGACTTGGCATCCACACTGATCTTGGCCCGGGAAGCCATGCGTCAAGGTCAGCGCGCTCTGATTGGCAAAGTCTGCTCCAATTGCAACAGTCCCGATTACTATGT TGAAACGACGGAGGAGGCAGTAAAGGGAACCGAGATTTTTGTTGCGGAACTGCAGAAGCTTAAGAGTCCCCTGGTGCTGCCCACAATAACGCCACGATTTGCGCTGAGTTGCAGCAAGGAACTACTGAAGCAGCTGGGGGATATTGCCAAAAAGTATGATCTTCATGTTCAGAGCCACATCAGCGAGAATCTGCAAGAGATTCAGGTGGTGAATGACATATTCAAGACTAGTTATGCCGGGGCCTATGACGAAGCGGGACTACTCACCAAAAAG ACTGTTATGGCACATGGCGTACATCTGGAGGATGATGAGATTGCTCTGCTTAGGGAGCGTGGCACATCCATTATTCATTGTCCTGCTTCCAATACAAATCTGAACTCGGGTCTTTGCGATGTCCAGCGTTTAATGAAGGCTGGAGTAAATGTCGGCCTAGGAACAGATGTTGCTGGTGGCAATTCTGTCTCTATATTGCATGCCTTGGCACGCGCCTTAGATGTATCCAAGCATATTGAGGTATTCAATAGTCAGGATATTCGTGGCACGGGACCAGCCAAGAGTCCGCAAGAGAACTATCAGCAGTTGTCCTACAAGCAGGCTTTCTATCTGGCTACTCTGGGTGGTGCCAAGGCATTGTCCCTGGATCACGTTACGGGCAACTTTGCCGTGGGCAAAGAATTTGATGCCCTGCTGGTGGATGTGAGCGTTTTGGAGAAACCTCATCGTTCGCTAACAGTGGATGAGCTTCTAGAGAAATTCATCTACACTGGCGATGATCGCAACATTAAATCCGTTTTTGTGGCTGGCAGAATCGTCAAAGGATCACAATGTCAAcccgaataa
- the LOC117790195 gene encoding evolutionarily conserved signaling intermediate in Toll pathway, mitochondrial, with translation MIRKLHCILRLQGAVSQTLYRQRTPTIFSRNYATNEDNANSDSKSSSSNNNNARRAGAAGSSKSLPAIRNPFAAAQEKTKNTYLTMVEIFEERDVHRRNHVEFIYAALKHMPDFGVEHDLEVYKALINVMPKGKFIPTNVFQSEFMHFPKQQQCIIDLLEQMEDYGVMPDYEMEAMLLNVFGKKGHPLRKYWRMMYWMPKFKNLSPWPLPDQVPDDTLEIAKLAVERMCTVDLRSKVNVFETKELKDSLDDTWIVSGMSPEQSKLLKEHSPQKALYIEGPFHIWIRNRRINYFTLRADADAEFLSQLDERQLDEDDVSKIGVPFFGRPPPRRHNQLGKVRSVHQQDDGTIFAICATGTSTKDSLLSWIRLLELHGFATLGEIPVLFRFTSTVPAKAEEIAGPSNVPARTSDTNSNKEHSDINS, from the coding sequence atgatacgAAAATTGCACTGCATACTGCGATTGCAAGGCGCCGTTAGCCAAACACTCTACAGGCAAAGAACGCCAACGATCTTCTCGAGAAACTATGCAACGAACGAAGACAATGCCAATTCagacagcaaaagcagcagcagcaataacaacaatgcgaGACGAGCTGGCGCTGCCGGCAGTTCGAAAAGTCTGCCCGCCATACGTAATCCGTTTGCAGCAGCGCAGGAGAAGACCAAGAACACCTATCTGACAATGGTGGAAATCTTTGAGGAGCGTGATGTGCACCGGCGGAATCATGTGGAGTTCATCTATGCTGCGCTCAAGCATATGCCTGACTTTGGAGTGGAACATGACTTGGAGGTGTACAAGGCGTTGATAAATGTGATGCCAAAGGGCAAGTTCATACCAACCAATGTATTCCAGTCCGAGTTCATGCATTTTcccaagcagcagcagtgcaTCATTGATTTGCTGGAACAAATGGAGGACTATGGCGTTATGCCCGACTACGAAATGGAGGCCATGCTCCTAAATGTGTTCGGCAAGAAGGGACATCCGCTGCGCAAGTATTGGCGTATGATGTACTGGATGCCCAAGTTCAAGAACCTATCGCCATGGCCACTACCCGACCAGGTGCCCGACGATACGCTGGAAATCGCCAAGCTCGCAGTGGAACGCATGTGCACAGTGGATCTGCGCTCCAAAGTAAATGTGTTCGAGACCAAGGAGTTGAAAGATTCACTGGACGACACGTGGATAGTGAGCGGCATGAGTCCGGAACAGTCAAAGCTACTGAAAGAGCACTCCCCACAGAAAGCACTCTACATTGAGGGTCCATTTCACATATGGATACGAAATCGACGCATCAATTACTTTACGTTGCGTGCCGATGCTGATGCCGAGTTCCTATCACAACTGGACGAGCGTCAGCTGGACGAGGATGATGTGTCCAAGATTGGCGTACCTTTCTTCGGACGTCCACCGCCACGGAGACACAATCAGTTGGGAAAGGTGCGCTCAGTACACCAGCAGGATGACGGCACCATCTTTGCCATTTGTGCTACAGGCACCTCCACCAAAGACTCATTGCTGTCGTGGATACGTCTTTTGGAACTGCACGGATTTGCGACGCTGGGCGAAATACCCGTACTCTTTAGGTTCACATCCACTGTGCCCGCAAAGGCGGAAGAAATCGCAGGTCCATCCAATGTCCCAGCCCGCACCAGTGATACCAATAGCAATAAGGAACACTCAGATATCAATTCTTAG
- the LOC117790193 gene encoding GTP-binding protein 2: protein MESFLSLFDPNQPDDGFDEEQELNGTSSGSSEFEVDANANRSNNSNNINNNNNNNNTKNNLIFDFEQGALPPEPQLGNVEYKLKLVNPSKQRFEHLVTQMKWRLREGHGEAIYEIGVSDAGHLQGLSDKDMNASLTTLKQMAHHLGASTSVLRRKTIAVRRSVAEVLVRKIPDDQHNIEVRVAVLGGADAGKSTLLGVLTQDELDNGHGRARLNMFRHMHEIQSGRTSCISHETLGFDALGNVVNYKYNEMMTAEEISDRSTKLVTFMDLAGHRRYMRTTVQALSGYSPHYAMLVVSAGSGCNDTTEEHLAIVRALDMPFFILITKTDITSPDATVQELRTLLTNIGCRKVPFVVTNTDEAISAGSNQVSENIVPIFCVSNVTGTGLNLVTKFLYVLSPGISNAEKDRLELEPCEFQIDEIFRVTDVGPVVGGLLVQGVLTENMPMKIGPLPDGSFHAVTVHTIHRNKAPCRVVRAGQSASLSFTPAQELPSLRSGMVLLSDSGNIDEPYGTYFFQAKVSVLFHATAIYVGFQTTVHIGSIRQTAVIRGIMGGEKLGTNDSASVMFEFVGHPEYVRPGMRILFREGMSSKGIGVVTQVFPVNKTRAK from the exons ATGGAGTCGTTCTTAAGTTTGTTCGATCCGAATCAGCCGGATGATGGCTTCGATGAGGAGCAAGAGTTGAATGGcaccagcagcggcagcagcgagTTTGAAGTGGATGCCAATGCCAATCgaagcaataacagcaacaacataaacaacaataacaacaacaacaacactaagaACAATCTAATCTTTGACTTTGAACAAGGCGCTCTTCCGCCAGAGCCGCAGCTGGGCAATGTGGAGTACAAGCTTAAGTTGGTGAATCCCTCAAAGCAGCGATTCGAGCATTTGGTGACGCAAATGAAATGGCGACTGCGTGAGGGACATGGTGAAGCTATCTACGAGATTGGTGTCTCCGATGCCGGTCATCTGCAGGGTCTTAGCGACAAGGACATGAATGCTTCATTGACCACACTCAAGCAAATGGCACATCACTTGGGAGCCAGCACTTCCGTGCTCCGGCGAAAGACCATTGCCGTGCGGCGATCCGTGGCCGAAGTGCTGGTCAGAAAGATCCCAGATGACCAGCACAACATTGAGGTGCGCGTTGCGGTGCTGGGCGGTGCCGATGCGGGCAAATCCACATTGCTGGGTGTGCTCACCCAAGACGAACTGGACAATGGACACGGACGGGCGCGTCTCAACATGTTTAGGCACATGCACGAGATTCAGTCGG GTCGCACCTCTTGCATCTCGCATGAAACTCTAGGATTCGATGCATTGGGCAATGTGGTCAACTACAAATACAATGAAATGATGACAGCCGAGGAGATCAGCGATAGATCAACCAAGCTTGTTACCTTCATGGATTTGGCAGGTCATCGTCGCTATATGAGGACCACAGTCCAGGCGCTCAGTGGTTACTCGCCGCATTATGCAATGCTTGTGGTGTCTGCTGGCAGCGGTTGCAACGACACAACCGAGGAGCATCTGGCCATTGTGCGGGCACTTGATATGCCCTTCTTTATATTGATAACCAAAACCGATATTACATCGCCGGATGCGACAGTGCAGGAGTTGCGCACACTGCTCACAAATATTGGATGCCGCAAGGTGCCATTTGTGGTCACCAATACGGATGAGGCCATTTCAGCTGGCTCCAATCAGGTCTCGGAGAACATTGTACCCATATTTTGTGTCTCAAATGTGACGGGCACGGGTCTGAATCTAGTCACCAAGTTTCTTTATGTCCTCTCGCCGGGCATAAGCAATGCTGAAAAGGATCGCCTCGAATTGGAGCCTTGCGAATTTCAAATTGATGAAATCTTTCGAGTTACCGATGTCGGCCCAGTTGTGGGCGGCCTATTGGTACAGGGTGTGCTCACTGAGAACATGCCCATGAAAATTGGACCATTGCCCGATGGCAGCTTCCATGCTGTCACCGTGCACACCATACATCGCAATAAGGCTCCGTGCCGAGTGGTGCGAGCTGGCCAAAGCGCCTCCTTATCATTTACTCCAGCCCAGGAGCTGCCATCGCTGCGAAGTGGCATGGTGCTATTAAGTGACTCTGGTAACATTGACGAGCCCTACGGCACATACTTCTTTCAG gCCAAGGTATCTGTACTGTTCCATGCCACAGCCATATATGTTGGCTTTCAGACCACAGTGCATATTGGCAGTATACGGCAGACGGCAGTTATACGTGGAATTATGGGTGGCGAAAAGCTGGGCACCAATGACTCCGCCTCGGTCATGTTTGAGTTCGTTGGACACCCGGAATATGTGAGGCCCGGAATGCGCATCTTGTTCCGCGAGGGCATGTCCAGCAAGGGCATAGGCGTGGTCACCCAGGTATTCCCTGTGAACAAGACACGAGCGAAGTAG
- the LOC117790097 gene encoding histone H1C isoform X1 codes for MKLFNKYSSEDEGSDAEMSTKPAVNSEESEHSADEGEEEVEEEEEVEEEEKAEPVEMDTDNSETADEEEIPAGSGHPYPTPPPDAIANMSLGNGVKKIHIENVKAKKEKQPKTKMASTKKVMATEQVKAIKKSTISIAMSAIEALSDRSGSSVQAIVKYIKSTDYEVTDERRFSKLVLKALKAAVIKGDLTQVKRSFKLSEAAKNKSKALEKMKAKMEKKREKEVEKEKLKKAAIKPKATAKVKTVKTKPSERKTKPSKKATKGDPKLATVAGNAKATAAAEAQAALDEPQESPQSAKPKKPTKDPVKKATNSKAKPARKSIGTLTQPKGKQKVAAKSIKKLVAAKSIDQFNDETETAEYTDMEAADSSTPLASGKQKRKGRAVK; via the exons atgaaattatttaataaatacagctCGGAAGATGAAGGCAGCGATGCAGAAATGTCTACAAAGCCTGCGGTGAATTCGGAAGAATCTGAGCATTCTGCCGATGAGGGTGAGGAAGAGgtggaagaggaggaggaggtagAGGAGGAAGAAAAAGCGGAGCCGGTGGAAATGGACACCGACAATTCGGAAACGGCAGACGAGGAGGAAATTCCAGCGGGATCTGGACATCCATATCCGACACCGCCACCAGATGCGATTGCCAATATGTCGTTGGGAAATGGAGTTAAAAAGATCcacattgaaaatgtaaagGCGAAGAAGgaaaaacaaccaaaaacaaaaatggcgTCGACAAAAAAAGTGATGGCAACTGAGCAAGTCAAAGCAATAAAGAAGAGCACAATTTCCATAGCTATGTCTGCCATTGAAGCGTTGTCCGATCGCTCCGGCTCCTCAGTACAAGCTATagttaaatacattaaatctACCGATTACGAAGTGACCGATGAACGACGCTTTTCCAAGCTCGTGCTTAAAGCTCTCAAGGCGGCTGTGATCAAGGGCGACCTTACACAGGTGAAGCGTTCCTTTAAGCTTTCGGAGGCTGCGAAGAACAAGTCGAAGGCATTAGAAAAAATGAAGGCGAAAATGGAAAAGAAGCGTGAAAAAGAAGTGGAAAAAGAGAAACTAAAGAAGGCAGCGATAAAGCCAAAGGCAACAGCAAAGGTGAAGACTGTGAAGACAAAGCCGTCGGAGCGAAAAACTAAG CCCAGCAAAAAGGCCACAAAAGGCGATCCAAAGCTGGCTACAGTCGCGGGAAATGCCAAGGCGACAGCAGCTGCCGAAGCTCAGGCTGCACTCGATGAGCCTCAAGAGTCCCCGCAAAGCGCGAAGCCAAAGAAACCGACCAAAGATCCAGTAAAAAAGGCAACCAATTCTAAGGCAAAGCCGGCTCGCAAATCGATTGGCACGCTGACACAGCCTAAAGGCAAGCAGAAGGTGGCAGCCAAATCGATTAAAAAGCTGGTCGCAGCAAAAAGCATCGATCAATTTAATGATGAAACCGAAACTGCTGAATACACAGATATGGAGGCAGCCGATTCGTCAACACCGCTGGCTTCTGGCAAACAGAAACGCAAGGGACGGGCAGTAAAGTAA